The Toxoplasma gondii ME49 chromosome XI, whole genome shotgun sequence region CGCCTTTTTAGCGGAAACTGAAGCTCCTTTTCCGTGACGTGAAACGCGTCCATTGAGGAGCGACGAAGCAGGCGCCGTGGTTCAAGAAATTGTTTTCTCGAACCTCGTTCTGGAGGTGCCTCGAAACTCCGCTGGCCTTGAGGAGCTTCTTTCCGCGTCGTTTGCCCGGtgactttcttttctccggaaTTCATGCGGATCGGCCTCCTTCATCAGGCACCTGTTTATAGGACCGGGATAGAGGTTCGCCTGTGGGGGATGCATGTCCCTGTGGAGAAGACTCgatttcttcctttctgagCTCCTCCTGGGACTTGGTTTTGTGCAATTCCGAAGCTGTGGTGCTGAAGGTCCAGCGAAGCGAAGCCGCACAGGCAACCTCTGCTTTGTtgtcctccttttctccctgaTTTTTTCATGTCCTCTGTTGAACTCTGCGTGGGCAGCCACACGCCTCACCCTTGTGCCCCCATACATATAAGCAGGGAAAGAGACATCAATTCACAAGTAAAAATTCGTACGTGAATGCAAAACTGTGGACAGGAAAAGTCTGTTAATAGAGACACATCAACAGAAATGTAGATCGAAGTCTCGCTGCATCTCTCGGTGGAGAAGGGAAACCGTGTCGAACAGATTTCCACCGGGATGAAGCAAAATTCTGACGAGGCGTTGGAGGCGCGCTCATGCCCGAACGCTTTCCTCTTTGTGAAAGAAAGCTCCTTGCCGCTCCTCGTGACTCTGCAAGGAACGCGGCGTCTCGTGGTTTCCTGGGGAAACGACTGGGGCACCCCCCGATATCGATGCTCTCAAAGAAGGTccaaagaaacgcagagcctCGGAGCGCGTTGCTTCTATCCACAGCCGcatcgtctccttttttctgcgtttttcagaAAATGTTTTTCTGTGGAGACGTCGCTGAGAGCGAGACCGGCACCTCTAGGCCCTCTGCTCGCAGGGGTCAAGACTCCTTCGACCTCCGCGCCGCTGTCCAGCTTCCGGAATTGACAAATCGCAGAACACAGGACGACGTCAGACGACTTGTCTATCGCTTCAAACAGAGAATTGAAGGTCAGTCGTttctccgaatataagccgagaCAGTAGGCGAACTCGCACAGAAAAACCTCCCAGAGCTGTggcctcctctctgcttccccttgtttctgttttcttccgacCCGTCGAAcgccgtctgcgtcttcctccttcatctttgcttctctctctgtggcgcTGAAAGTGTTGCTtcacaagagagaaacgaacgccTTTCATCTTTGTTAGAGTGGCTTTTTaacagagagaacacgaACGTCTTTCATCTCCATTTGAACTGTGGGTTTTCGCGTCATCTGCATTTTTTGTATCCGAACGGTGCTTTTCGGCGTGTCTGGGGTTGagttcctctctgctgcatgtTGCGAGAGTTCTGAACTTTTCCACCTTGAtccgttctctgttttttctcgcgcttgGACTCCCCGACTGAAGCAGGTGGCGCAGCAGGCAACACCGTGAGGTTTCATCCCGTTGCTGCTCCTGCACTCGGCGTCGAACGCCAGCAGTTGCGCGGCTCGTCGTCGTTTGAGGAACGTTTTGACTCCCGCCTCTGCAcctgctcctctctttctttgcgATCTTTGATTTTCCAGATGTGCCTGGTGCGCGAGAGCGGCTGCTGCACTTCTGGCGAGACGCGGATTTCCAGGACAGCGTTTTAGCAACTCTCGCGCATGACATTCCTCGAGACGGAGATCCTCTTGCAGGCGCTCAAGAGAAGACTTCGGGAGAGCGCGAGTCGCGGAACCCCaagtcgaggagaagaaagtttCAAGAACGGACCTACGGTGACTGCGTCCTCTGGTTGGGACTCGTCAACAAACACAACAAATACGCGGCTCTCGAACTGAAGCTCCCTGGTAGGGGACGAAAACCTCCCGAGAAAATGCGACGCATCTCTCTGTTGAGGGGTGCTCtacgctctcttcttctctcggttgttcgagttcgtcttctctctgtttgcctctctctgtttctctgtggtTCCTGCTCCTTTTTGCGCTCTgcgtcgttctgtctcctgagcgtgttctctcccctcgtcgcctttccctcgagttctcctcgcgttctcgcgCTCTTTCCCTTAGGTCTTTTCCCGTCTCTCCCAGTCACTGCGCGCATGTTCCGTCTCCGtgctccctcttctctttccggaAGGCCGAAGCCTCAGTTGTCGCTGGGCACCGACCCTACACCTCTCTGCCGCTGGACTCTCCATGTGAACTGGACTCCAAATATTGAGAGAGAGGTAGACAGACAAGTAGAGAGATCGACACACATAGATAGAcacagatagacagatacagACAGATAGGTAGATAGAAACATAggtagacagatagataggGAGTAGATCGGCGAGCATGTGGTGACATATAGATGCATGTAGGTGCGTAGATGCATTGGGATCGAACGAACTCTCGTTTCAGCTATTCTTGTGCGTTCGGGATTTGCAGAGACATTTGACCCATGGGTCACGTACGTCAATCGCCTCATGGTGTACTTGTTTGCGGAGATCCCTGGCTATCGCGGCCCGGATGATTTCCACCGTCTTCTCGATGTCTCGATGGACGAACCTTTCCCCATGAAGTGCCATAATCCAGTGTAAGTCCATTCTGCACTTCCAGACGCTGAACATCCACTCTTCGATggcgctctctcctctccctcgtctctgtctttccacGTTTCGCCCGAgtctcgactttcttctctctcgcttcaccTCTGCtccgttctttccttctctattcgtttctcctcctttctttcgccgtgtttcctctgctgcAGGTGCGTGTGTCTCAACCACATCGACTGGCGGCTGCGCCGGCCGAAAGAATCTGCGGActccgaggaagacgagacagacggcGACGAATGAGGCCCTCCGCATAGAGACGCTCCTTGCTCAGCAGGACGTCCGAgtcagagaggaagcggagaacaGGAGCTGCTTCGAGAGAGCtcggaagcgaaggaggaaaaggcgagagggcCGCAGGCAGGACACAGTCGAGAGACGACTGTGTTCATGAAAAAGGGAATTGACAGAATTTGCAGGTGAATTCGTCACGCGTCTAGATTTTCAGACAAGCAACAGAAGACGCTTCCCGTGagctcgttttttcttgagTTTCTTCGATTTTGAGTCAATGTTCGTCGCATCAGTCGAGTTCTCAAAAGGAATCGCGCTCTGTGCCCTGTGCGAGAGAACGCCTCCGGCGCAGAGACGCTGCGTCCAGCTCGTGTTCACTTTTCAAGAAGGAAGTTCTTGTCAAGTCTAGGGTTTTCCTACTTCACTCAAGGACGGCCTATGCTCTCTACTCCTCCGGGGGGAGGGCTGCCCGCGTTCCCGTGTGGATCGCGCAGAGAGGAGCCCAAGGCACACCGAGGGACCACCGTGACTGACATGCAAATGCAGAGCGTTGAATGGCCTGTGTCAAACAACTGGCCTCCTAAATAGgagtcgtcttcgtccttcgcGTCCAGCAAGAGCCGGGGCGACGTGTGCGGCGACACGACTGTTTGGAGTCGTTGTTTTGGGAACATAGCGAGACGCTCGTAAAGACGAAGGCGCGTCGTCGCGACCCTACCATGAATTCGTCCACTCGGCATTTCATCGCTGGCAACCATCAACACACTGACGAGAGAAATTCTAGAAAACCACGGGATTTCTGGTCGGTGTACCTGCACTTGAAACACCCTCCCTGTGAGACCGGACTACCGGCGTGCAGAAGAGTTTTTGCACTGTGATGTTCCGTTCCGAGCCGCTGGCCTCGCGGGTCGTCGCCCGAATCTCGGAAAGAGACATCTTTGACACAAACAAGCAACGAAAGCAAGTGACCTAAAAAATTGTTCAAAGTGACGTGCTCCACAGTCTTCGCCGTCCGTCTCCTGTGCTTcccagaggaagaagttgaTCAGGCTGTGTCGCTTCGATCACAGATTTCAGTTGCTCAAAGAGCTTTTCGTGGAGTTCCTCGATACTCAGGGACGAGGCGGCAATGCGGCGCCAGTACGGCAAATTATCGaactgtctgtacacctggtAGACGCGCTCCTGAGTCGCAAGCTTCTCGTAGACTTCGTCACCTGCcagcgaagaacagagacaaacaagaacttgagggaaagaagagcggaggcagacacagaaaagcggTAGAAGTAAAAACGtaggaaaagaaagacaagaggagacagacaccagCACACGTAGAGAGGGGAAGAGTTCAGGCGTGGAGAGCAATGAGAGCTTTTTTCCAGTGTTGACTTGCCTCGCTTTTCGGGAGATTTTAGCTGTGtattttcttcgtttttgaACGTTTCTCacgcgtcttttcttctcttctttcacgTGCGGAAGTCGGCCTCCCCTCTCCTTTTGTCGCTCCAGGGACTTTTCTGCCGGCTctcacttccttctctcttctctctgccgtccTCTATTCCCTGAGTGTCCTGGTCTTGTCGTGTGAACGagtctctcccgtctcttgGGTGCATGTTGCTATCATCACGGAGAATCAGAACACCGAGTTCTCCACCTTGACGTCCTTCGCTGCAGCGCGAGACGGCTCTCAACCACTCTTCCACCTGTCGGGAGTTCTGTCTGACGCCCCGCAACACTCTGTAGATCACAGGGCCTCTggggcgagaaaaaagcgtcTTCAGGGTCGATCTTAGCTCACCGTAGCCGccgcgtttctgtgtctcctggggagcgacgtcgaggaagaagacagcgtcCGGGGCTAGCAGGCCGCGTTCAGATTCTCTGCAAAACGTTGCGTCTACTGGAGCTCCAGTCGCCGCCGTCGACGCAGCCACAGCCTCCGCGGTCTTCTCGACATCTCCAGACgcctcagcttctcttctcagcctcgttgcttctgtctctgcgacCGAGGGCGCAGCTCCCACTGTGTAGGCGATCCCTgcgagcaagaggaagaccaGCCGCGCCGAGGGAGGGAATGCCTGGGGATGACAAGCTGGAGAGATGAACTCATGGAAAAAGATccgaaacgaagagaaaaagaaagatcacgagaaaaagatcagagaaggagagtgcgtgggaaaggagaagagaggaaggggaggaagcaagggagaaacgcgcaggCGGGGAGAAGCCATTGGGGGAGCGGTGCCCTTAACAGAGAGAGCCAAGAGGACGGATcacgaaaaggaaacacagacggcaggaggaagcagcgaaagagacacagagatgACAGACGAGACATGTCGAGAGTCTGCTTTTGAATTTGTTCTTTTTTAAGTGTagctggagacagaggagagacaaacaccTCATGACCCGGAAACGGAAACCTAAGTTTACCACAGCCTTTGaccctttctttcctcttttctttctctgcctgttccctctgtttcttcgcttttgtGTGATTTCTTGTGTTTTCCGCTTCGACTCTGGATTTTGTATTGtccctcttctgcctccttttttcgcttcctctatttttctctttcgcttcctttaCTTCGTTCATCACCTGAGAAGGAGTAACGGTCGACCAAGACagttctgccttctcctAGAGCCCGGAGAATGCGAGCCTGAGCTTCCCACCGATTCGCCGCGAAGAGGAGATGCGTCAGCTGAGGTGGCGGAACCTGCGGATGTTGACCGTCGCTGCTCCAGGACGCGTTCGCGAGGAATCTGTCTAGAACCTGCCCTATTGGCGTCGTGCGATCTAACCAGACGCAACAAGGAAAACAGAGGGCCCTCCACGCAAACCCATGCGCCGCTGCTTTAGACTGCCAGGCGGAGACGAAAGCGCGACACGAATCAGAGAAAAAGTCTACGCTTGTCGCCTATACCTATATTCGTACTCTTGCATATGTGTCTGCGGCTATGTCGCAATATTTTCATCAATGTAACGAAATAAatacccatatatatatatatacatgtatatatatgtatatatatatgtatatgtatatatatatatatatatatatatatgtatatatgtatatgtatatatatgtatatgtatatatatgtatatatttatgctTCTGCCGATGTGCCATCAGTGGTCTGTGCTTGGTTGTAAATTTATAAataagcatgcatgcatacgaTATATACGCAAATAGATAACTACGTGGAGAGAGCTTtttcgacgcatgcgccttcACCAGCGTTGGATGCCCGGAGAGATGCGCCTGGAAACAAACGAAGATTCGAAAGGCGCAGAGAGTGGCGTGCACCGTTCATTCACCTGGGAACCGGATGAGTTCAGCTGCATGCCCCTCCTTGGTGAGGCGCTCGTAGGCGAGGCGCGCCTGCGTGGATTTCCCCGACctgcgttgcatgcagagaaacagagaggaacagagacaagagcgcCATCACAGAGAGGGCACAGTTGCGTCCACATCCCATctgagagacgcgagaagcgagaaaggtTCTGGACTAaacggagagcagagagacgaaagtgGGGTGAGaaccgaagagagaagagagacgaaagcaacatgagaagagaagagagaggagaagagcaagCCTTTTTTGCATGGCGCATGTTTTCCCCAGAAGGCGGCTTGTTCTTGGTGCAGGCTCGAGAAATGTTTACACTTCAGGAAGTCGGTCCTGCGCTTTTTTCCCAACCTCGAAGGAGGCGTGGAAAGACCAGTGAGTGggcgttttttcgttttttcttctccataGATTTCGCAGGAACTCTGAAATTCGCATATTTCTACCGTTTCGCCGTCAACAGAGAACCATCCACTCTAGCAGCCTCCAAGAGGGGAGGCGTGTGGAACTTTGACCTTTCTTTGTTCGGATTTTCCCCGTTGTCGTCGCTGCTGAAGCAGCACTGGAGTGACTGCAGCTTCCACATGCGTACGCGCACCGGCAGGGCGTGGAAGGTCGGCATTTTTTTTGTGCTGGAACGCATccgagacgaggacgaaccGACTTGACGTCGTATCAGAGTACTGATCTGTAACAGCTTTACCGGTGTCTCAGGCAGGAGTCCGCTGAGGTGGTGTCCAGCGCGAGTACAGAAATGGAGAAATGGACCGGCTGTGCTGCAGCTCAGCTGGAGTGAAGGACGTTCCGTACTTTCGGACGCGACCGATGTTGGAAAAATGACTCATATCGCAGAAGACCAACAATGTACAACATCTGAAGAAGGCCTCGCGACTCTCACCTGTCGATTCCTTCGAAAACCACCAGGCAGCCGCGTTTGGGTGTGAAGGCCGCCATGCTGACAGCGCAGGGGAAACTCGGAACTTCGCCAAGTGGAGGCTTCagtcctttttcgtctttcgaACGTCTCTTGGCCAGGCCGCGAGTGCGTCAGCTGGGCTCTTCGGCGGTGCCTTCCGACCTCtgggagcgaaggagacacggagaagacgagacggggaagagcgGAAGTGAGAACAGGAGGGAGCAAGGATATGGACAGGAGGagcacgaggaagaacaagagacaatgagagggaaaacagggaaggaagaaagacaagaggaCGACCCGACGCAGAAAGGTCGAGGAAGGCGGGTGTGTCGTGGAGGAGGGGGGCGGTGTGCTGTCAAGGGGGTTGAGAGAAAGGCTGAAGGACGAAGATGGACGGCTACAGAGGCTCCGaccgaacagagaggaggtAAACAGGAGGCGGGAGGCGCCCTAAATCgaaggaaaaaaaaagaTGACACAACGAAGGAAGCAAGCCGACAAAGAAAACCGTAACACAGGAAGACAGCGTTCCCGCtgctccgcgtcttcttttccacggAAGGGAAAAGATTTGAGACGGTGGCGCATGCACCAGCGAGGCTGTCTCGACGAAGTCTTTGTTCGTATCTCTATCGAGAAAGTTacgacgcacacacacatatatatatgtatatatgtatgtagatTTGTAAAAAGTCCAAACCATCgacaaagggagaagacacaacAGAGGGGAGACAAGGGAGACTCGGAGGAGGGTTCCGAGGCGCTCGAttcgcgagacagagacgggagcagagagactcgacTTT contains the following coding sequences:
- a CDS encoding hypothetical protein (encoded by transcript TGME49_306980), translated to MFFCGDVAESETGTSRPSARRGQDSFDLRAAVQLPELTNRRTQDDVRRLVYRFKQRIEDVPGARERLLHFWRDADFQDSVLATLAHDIPRDGDPLAGAQEKTSGERESRNPKSRRRKFQERTYGDCVLWLGLVNKHNKYAALELKLPETFDPWVTYVNRLMVYLFAEIPGYRGPDDFHRLLDVSMDEPFPMKCHNPVCVCLNHIDWRLRRPKESADSEEDETDGDE
- a CDS encoding thymidylate kinase (encoded by transcript TGME49_306970); translated protein: MAAFTPKRGCLVVFEGIDRSGKSTQARLAYERLTKEGHAAELIRFPDRTTPIGQVLDRFLANASWSSDGQHPQVPPPQLTHLLFAANRWEAQARILRALGEGRTVLVDRYSFSGIAYTVGAAPSVAETEATRLRREAEASGDVEKTAEAVAASTAATGAPVDATFCRESERGLLAPDAVFFLDVAPQETQKRGGYGDEVYEKLATQERVYQVYRQFDNLPYWRRIAASSLSIEELHEKLFEQLKSVIEATQPDQLLPLGSTGDGRRRLWSTSL